From Deltaproteobacteria bacterium, one genomic window encodes:
- a CDS encoding response regulator yields the protein MAKILIIDDDADIVEAVKIVLGSKGYAVITANEGDAGYKKAEAERPDLVILDVMMKTKDQGFQISYKLKNNPELSKIPILMLTSVGRETGFRFNKETDADYLPVEEFIEKPIKPKDLLVKIEKLLKQK from the coding sequence ATGGCAAAAATCTTAATCATTGACGATGATGCAGATATAGTAGAGGCAGTAAAGATAGTGCTTGGGAGCAAAGGTTACGCTGTTATAACCGCCAATGAAGGCGATGCAGGCTATAAAAAGGCTGAAGCGGAAAGACCTGACCTTGTAATACTTGATGTGATGATGAAGACAAAGGATCAGGGGTTTCAGATAAGCTATAAATTAAAAAACAACCCGGAACTTTCAAAGATACCAATTCTAATGCTCACCTCAGTGGGAAGGGAGACCGGCTTCAGATTCAATAAAGAAACCGATGCAGACTATCTGCCCGTTGAAGAATTTATTGAAAAACCCATAAAACCCAAGGACTTGCTCGTAAAAATTGAGAAACTTCTTAAACAAAAGTGA